Genomic window (Procambarus clarkii isolate CNS0578487 chromosome 64, FALCON_Pclarkii_2.0, whole genome shotgun sequence):
CGGTCGGGAGAGGCGTCTACTGTCACTAGCCACCTGAAGGGAGAGAAACATGTTGCGTTGCTCCACGGTCCCCCTTTTTGGTGAGGTTAAGGATACCAGACTGGACGTTATCCTAAGCAGTACTCGAAAGGCGAAGAGGAGGAGCTACTGGTCGACCTCTTAGGAAGAATAGAGGACCTGGACCATGACAAGAGATCATTAATGCTTCAGCGACGGCGGAGCTCTAGTTTGTCTGGAGCAGCGACACTGGGGGCTGAGATTAATCCCGCGGGTCGTTCCAAAGTGTGGAACTGTGGAGGAAAGCCTAGTTGTCAAGTCCTGGTCCGAATATAGCAGAATAGCAACCTCGGGGGAAGAGGCAGCTATCCTGCCCATCTCTTCAGCAGAAGAGAAGAAGAGGACCAGTAACTAGTGTAGGAGACTGATGGAGGTTTGGGCGACATTCGCCGCCCCGCTGTGTAATCATCAGAGGAGCTCAGTAGTCGGAAGCCGTCGACCTGCTGCTGTGAAGAGATCTACTGTGATTCTGCAGAGAAGAGAGTGGAAGAGGAGCCCTGCAGTATCTACACAGAGTACCGGAGGGATCATCAATCCACGGCTCTGGGCTGTAATTACTACAGACTACTGGGCTGTAATGACTACAAATTAATAATGACTACAGGGCTGTAATGACTACATGCTTCGACAGTAAAGTAGATTAAAtttccctccctttccccttaTTGATAGGAAGTGTAAATCCATTATTTCGTGTACGTTGAGAGATTTGTTGTAGCAAGAAGGGCTCAGATTATGACAATTTTTGGCTAAGTGTAAATTTTGGTGTTGTTCTTTAATGCAGGTGATCCAGATTAACTGTGTATTGTTAgtgagaagttaaagtaaatattATGTTAGTGAaattattgtgacattctttacAAGAAAACTTAAAAGTGATAGCTTAATGAATTCTGACTCGAAATATGGATGGAATTTGCCAAATTGTCAAAGCCTTTCATAGAGGACCATATATGAACATTTGAGATATTTTTTGGCCTTAAGCTTTGTACTCCTAATTCCAGTAAATGGTTCAAATTCTTTATATAGTGTTTAGTTCCACTCCTTCATCCTCTATATGTTTATCATCTGAGATTAGACTGAGTGCTGAACacaaataagtaagtaattagcAGACTGGAACAGGTGTTTCACTACACATAGAGAAATTTATGTGGCCTTAAGTGGAGCTGTGGTCAGATTGGCGACTTAAGGCTATTTCGACATTTGTGGCGGGCAAGCAAGGCAGTGAGGAACCTGGTCTTAGTGTCTGCAGATACACTGATTGAAGACCCAGGGAACGGCTGGCTCTCCTTACTCTCCATGAGGGCAGGCCTGGTTTGAATAATTCTTCCTTGTGAGTTATTAAGATGCTCCCCTTAAGTGAACAGTAGCACTGTGAGAGGGGGAGTAAGACCCGAGAAGCGGGTGTGAGCCCGTCACAAAATATAATACTTTTATTATTGTGTTTGTTATTATGTCCCCATTTTCACTTTGTAAACTGTTTACCTGGGCTTATGACTGAGTATGAATACCGCCATCAAAGCTTGAGTTGGGACCGAGCACCATCATGTTGTTGAAGTTTACCTGGTGGTGGCAGAGTGAGCTAGCCTGGTTGGCGACCTGAGAGAGTTTGTTATTTTGTGGAGGCCAGACCGAGGGTACTGAGCTCTGTGCATTGATGGTTGTGGAGACtgcggctcgggggaccattggtcTTATCCCACTCCTCAGGGGGTACAAGGCCGGGGTGTGTAACAGGGCTACCACCCCTCGCTGATAGTGGCACTGCAGGAGGGGAGAACGCTACGCCACCCTCGTAGTACATTTGACGTGAGAATGGTGTTTGGTTTCAAACTTAGCTTAGACATAACAAGCCGTCCTCAAACTATGCAGCAACACGTGGGCCCAGAGATTCGTTCAATAATTCATAAATACAAGATTATTATATACAAAAATTTTGTGTATAGTGAAGCccaaattaggttagattagtgaagaattgtttggaaagtgtttgaacgtcatcagttgtgagtcgtttgtAAAGCGTTGTCGTTAATAAACTATGAATTTGGCTGCCAAACCAACACGCATGAAGCATGTATTGATGAGCACGggctattgttattattattaatatgagtTGCATGTAAGAAGGAGCCGTCTCGCATCAACCAATAGGCCTCCCGTTGTGTCCTGTCAATCTATGTCCTCGTTAGTGCAGAGCAATTTGTACTAATTATCGCTCATGTTTGTGTATTTCAGACTGAGCACCAGGTGGAGACCCCGGACTCCGTGCGTCAGGAGGCCACCACGCTCGCTGCCCCGGCCTCCACCATGACTAGAGGCCCAACTGCCAATCCTGCTGCAGGAGccatcgttaatccagccgcaagTGCCATCCTAAATCCCAGCTCAGGTGCCACATGGACTCAACCTGCGGAGCGGCCATGATGAACCGTAGCTCCGGCATGATTGACCCGAGTGGCGCCATGTTGGAGTACAGCGGTGGAGCCATCACAGCAGTCAGCAGCGGCTTCATTTTGCATGTCGGGGATTCTGTGGAGACCCGGATGGCTCGTCCGATGTCCGTGGCATCACCGGCGACACTGAGCCGGTACAAAGGTCGTGTAGGGCGCTCTGCCTCCTGCACCGGCCGGGGCacctccttcacctcctcctcctccacactgccCCGCCGCTCCTCAGCCGTGGCCCTCAACCCGGAGTTCTTCCCACTCGACCTCAGCACCAGCAGGGAGAGCTGTGTTTAGTCCCTCAGAGAGCAGGATGTAACCAGGGGCACCCCTGGGCAAGTGTTgagccaggggcaggtgttgagccagGGGCAGTTGTTGAGCCACGGGCAGATGTTGAGCCACGGACAGGTGTTGAGCCAGGGGCAGGTGACGAGCCAAGGGTAGGTATTgagccaggggcaggtgttgagccaggggcaggtgttgaACCAGGGGCAAGTGTTgagccaggggcaggtgttgagccacggacaggtgttgagccaggggcaggtgttgagccaggggcaggtgttgagccacggacaggtgttgagccaggggcaggtgttgagccaggggcaggtgttgagccaggggcaggtgttgagccaggggcaggtgttgagccaCGGGTAGGTGTTgagccaggggcaggtgttgagccaCGGGTAGGTGTTgagccaggggcaggtgttgagccaggggcaggtgttgagccaggggcaggtgttgagccagGAGCAGGTAACGAGCCAGGGGCAGGTAACGAGCCAGGGGCAGGTGACGAGCAAGGGGCAGACGACAagccaggggcaggtgttgaaccaggggcaggtgttgagccagGGGTAGGTGTTGAGCCATGGGCAGGTGTAGAAccaggggcaggtgttgagccaggggcaggtgttgagccaTGGGCAGGTGTTGAGCCAGAGGCAGGTGTTGAGCCACGAGCAGGTGTTGagccagtggcaggtgttgagccaggggcaggtgctgacccaggggcaggtgttgacccaggggCAGGTGTTGAACCAGAGGCAGGTGTTAAGCCACGGGCAGGTGTTgagccaggggcaggtgttgagccaggggcaggtgttgagccagGGGCAGGTGACGAGCCAGGGGTAGGTGTTGAGCCAGAGGCAGGTGTTgagccaggggcaggtgttgagccagaggcaggtgttgagccacgggcaggtgttgagccaggggcaggtgttgagccaggggcaggtgttgagccaggggcaggtgttgagccagAGGCAGGTGTTGATCCAGAGGCAGGTGTTGAAccaggggcaggtgttgagccaggggcaggtgttgagccaggggcaggtgttgaACCAGGGGCAGGTAACgagccaggggcaggtgttgaACTAGGGGCAGGTAACgagccaggggcaggtgttgaACCAGGCCAGGTAACgagccaggggcaggtgttgagccaggggcaggtaacgagccaggggcaggtgttgaaccaggggcaggtgttgagccagGGGCAGGTGACGAGCCAGGGGCAGGTGCTGTGCCAGGGGCAGGTAACGAGCCAGGGACAGGTGACGAGCCAGGGGCAGGTGACGAGCCAGGGGCAGGTGACgagccaggggcaggtgttgTGCCATGGGCAGGTAACgagccaggggcaggtgttgacccaggggCAGGTGACgagccaggggcaggtgttgTGCCAGGGGCAGGTAACGAGCCAGAGGCAGGTAACGAGCCAGGGTCAGGTGACGAGCCAGGGGCAGACGACAAGCCAGGGGCAGGTGTTGTGCCAGGGGCAGGTAACGAGCCAGGGGCAGGTAACgagccaggggcaggtgttgacccaggggCAGGTGACgagccaggggcaggtgttgTGCCAGGGGCAGGTAACGAGCAAGGGGCAGGTAACGAGCAAGGGGCAGGTAACGAGCCAGGGGCTGGTGACGAGCCAGGGGCAGGTAACGAGCCAGGGGCAGGTGACGAGCCAGGGACAGACGACgagccaggggcaggtgttgTGCCAGGGGCAGGTGACGGGCCAGGGGCAGGTGACGGGCCAGGGGCAGGTGACGGGCCAGGGGCAGGTGACGGGCTAGGGGCAGGTGACGGGCCAGGGGCAGGTGACGGGCCAGGGGCAGGTGACGGGCCAGGGGCAGGTGACGAGCCAGGGGCAGGTGACGAGCCAGGGGCAGGTGACGAGCCAGGGGCAGGTGACGAGCCAGGGGCAGGTGACGAGCCAGGGGCAGGTGACGAGCCAGGGGCAGGTGACGAGCCAGGGGCAGGTGACGAGCCAGGGGCAGGTGACGAGCCAGGGGCAGGTGACGAGCCAGGGGCAGGGGACGAGCCAGGGGCAGGTGACGAGCCAGGGGCAGGGGACGAGCCAGGGGCAGGTGACGAGCCAGGGGCAGGTGACGAGCCAGGGGCAGGTGACGAGCCAGGGGCAGGTGACGAGCCAGGGGCAGGGGACGAGCCAGGGGCAGGTGACGAGCCAGGGGCAGGGGACGAGCCAGGGGCAGGTGGAACAGTTGGCAATATTTATCAAATGTTTCTGTACGGACCAACATGTTGTTGTGGCCTCAGGAATATTTGGCCCGCCGTGGCTTCGCTCACTTCATTAATGAGGAATTAAAGAAAGTTCCCTCGTAAATGTTCCCGGTGAGAGAACACAAGCGGAACTGAACGGAGCAAAAAGCGAGAGTAAACCAGCAAAGATAAAGGTGGCATAATAAAATAAATTAGACTTAACCATGTAAATAGTCCTGACTAGTCATAAATCTAGCGATAAcgttgcccccctcccccccccctcgcccccagGTGTATATATTTTCTTCAATAAACATTTTTGCTCCTAGAGATCATCAGAGCTCTGCTGATTTTTAGACTCGAATTTGAACATGTATAAACTAAAGCAACATTTGTTCAAAATGAACCTACATGTGAGGTTTAGGTATCTAGTGGAATGGATGTGCAATGATTCACTTGGTAGAAATGTTGAAATTGTGTC
Coding sequences:
- the LOC138354828 gene encoding ovarian abundant message protein-like — translated: MLVRTETFDKYCQLFHLPLARPLPLARHLPLARPLPLARHLPLARHLPLARHLPLARHLPLARPLPLARHLPLARPLPLARHLPLARHLPLARHLPLARHLPLARHLPLARHLPLARHLPLARHLPLARHLPLARHLPLARHLPLARHLPLARHLPLARHLPLARHLPLARHLPLARHLPLAQHLPLARRLSLARHLPLARYLPLARHQPLARYLPLARYLPLARYLPLAQHLPLARHLPLGQHLPLARYLPLARYLPLAQHLPLACRLPLARHLTLARYLPLARYLPLAQHLPLARHLPLGQHLPLARYLPMAQHLPLARHLPLARHLPLARHLSLARYLPLAQHLPLARHLPLAQHLPLVQHLPLARYLPLAQHLPLARYLAWFNTCPWLVTCP